In Sulfuricurvum sp., the sequence GCATTTATGGAATCAACGGAAGTAAAAATAGTGCGTGCTGTAAACGGGGAAGAAGCGCTAAACGTATTGAGAAATGATCCGGATTATCATGTAATATTACTTGATTTGGCGATGCCCGTAATGAATGGGTTTGAAGCTCTACAGCATATTAAAACGCATCCTCTCTGGTCGCAAATCCCTACGATTGTCGTGACTGCAAACGCGGAAGAGAAAAACCGGGCCCTGCGTGAAGGTGCGAGCGATTTTTTGAGTAAACCCATTGATGTGGAAGAACTCAAACTCCGAACGTTCAACTATGCTAAAATCAAAGAGTATCAGGACAACTTAGCCGATATGAACCATCTGCTTGAAGAGAAAGTCCAAAAAAGAACGGCGCAGTTACAGGAGGCACTGTTGTTTGCCAAAAAAACCGAGTATGAAATTTCGGCACGCTTGGGGAAAGCATCCGAGTATCGTGATTTGGAAACGGGGATGCATATTAAGCGGATGAGCCATTATTCGGCTAAATTGGCTGAACTGGCGGGGCTTTGCAGTGAGGAAGTCGAATTGATTCTTTATGCTTCCCCTTTGCACGATATCGGGAAGGTAGGGATACCGGATCGAATACTGCTCAAACCGGGACGATTTTCTGTGGAAGAGTTTGAAATCATGAAACTCCACACCTCAATCGGTGCGAAGATGCTGGAAACCGATGGCAGCTATCCCGTTATTGACGCCGGACGTATTATTGCACTGCAGCATCACGAAAAAATCGATGGCAGCGGGTATCCGAACGGTCTTAAGGGCGATGATATTCATATTCATGCACGGATCGTTTCCATCGCCGATGTGTTCGATGCGTTGAGTTCGGAACGGGTCTATAAAAAAGCGTTCAGTATCGATCAGACAATTGACATAATCCGTGAAGGACGCGGAAGCCATTTTGATGCTCAACTGGTCGATTTGCTCATTGATCATTTGGATCTGTTTTTGGAGATAAGAGAGGCGTTCCCGGATGAAGAAGCCGTACCGTCGATTATGAATTTGATTGATCAGATACAATAGAAGGAAAGTCATATGCGTATACTAATAGCTGAAGATGAAGAATATAATCAAATGGTTGTCCAGGCAATGATCGAACTGCTCTATCCGGAAGTGGAAATGCAATTGGTTTCAAACGGGTTGGAAGCACTCGAAAAACTTAAAGTGGAACCCTTTAATTTGGTATTGACGGATGTCGATATGCCGCTAATGAACGGATATGAGCTGGTCAGTCAGGTAAAAATACTGGGGCTGAATGTGCCGATGATTTGTGTTACCGCATACGCGATCAGCGGGGATAAAGAAAAATTGCTGATGCACGGTTTTGAGCGCTATATTTCAAAACCGATCGATATGGGTGAAATGAAATCGGTACTGGATCCGTATTTGAAAGCCGGAGTGCATTGATGTACAAATTGGTTGATGTCGCTTCGGTTATCGCTGTATTCGGTTTGAATGAAGAGCAGATGAAAAAGCGGGAGAAGGTGGGTACTTATATTCACTCTTTTGCAGCATTGGTGTATGACCGGATGTATAACCACTATTTGTTGAAGGATCCTTTGTACTACAGTGTTTTATCTTCTTCCGATGTACCGCGCCTCATACGGATGCAGTCAGAGTATTTCAGCTCATTGTTTATCCATCCCTTTGATGAACGTATTTTGGATCGTACCCGTCAGATCGGGCAGATCCATATTGCTTTAGGCCTAGAGTCGATTCATATCTCCAGAGGCTTTAATATTTTAAGTGAAATCATTATCGATTTGAGTGAAGTCAATACCCAAATCAGAGAAGATATGTCCATTATCCTAAAAATGCTCCATATTTCCGAAGCGGTCATGAATGAGAGCTATTTTGAACGCTATTCCGAGCATCAGGAAGAGTTAAAAAAAGAGAACGAAATTCTTAATCTTTTTGATAAGCTGTATGCCGCTTTGACTGTCCAT encodes:
- a CDS encoding HD domain-containing phosphohydrolase — protein: MPEVKILAVDDQEFNLDLIELAFMESTEVKIVRAVNGEEALNVLRNDPDYHVILLDLAMPVMNGFEALQHIKTHPLWSQIPTIVVTANAEEKNRALREGASDFLSKPIDVEELKLRTFNYAKIKEYQDNLADMNHLLEEKVQKRTAQLQEALLFAKKTEYEISARLGKASEYRDLETGMHIKRMSHYSAKLAELAGLCSEEVELILYASPLHDIGKVGIPDRILLKPGRFSVEEFEIMKLHTSIGAKMLETDGSYPVIDAGRIIALQHHEKIDGSGYPNGLKGDDIHIHARIVSIADVFDALSSERVYKKAFSIDQTIDIIREGRGSHFDAQLVDLLIDHLDLFLEIREAFPDEEAVPSIMNLIDQIQ
- a CDS encoding response regulator — protein: MRILIAEDEEYNQMVVQAMIELLYPEVEMQLVSNGLEALEKLKVEPFNLVLTDVDMPLMNGYELVSQVKILGLNVPMICVTAYAISGDKEKLLMHGFERYISKPIDMGEMKSVLDPYLKAGVH